In a single window of the Desulfovibrio mangrovi genome:
- a CDS encoding nitroreductase family protein, producing MDFSTILERRRAINFFDPARDVPQTLLEQMIQDASLTPSSYNLQPWNLIALRELDDKMRLRNVAMNQPKVSEAPVVLIVLADTKGWEKGHPTVERNFEEMLKAGSIKQERRDWFYGACARLYGKSHDTQFAFGVKNTAFFAMSLMYAAANLGLDTHPMDGFDHDGVRREFNIPDHYWIPLLMAVGYFNEEETKPARKWRKSPAEILVRFDK from the coding sequence ATGGATTTCAGCACGATTCTTGAGCGCCGCCGCGCCATCAACTTCTTCGATCCAGCCAGAGACGTTCCGCAGACCCTGCTGGAACAGATGATACAGGACGCCTCGTTAACGCCTTCCAGCTACAATCTTCAGCCGTGGAACCTCATTGCCCTGAGGGAACTGGATGACAAAATGCGCTTGCGCAACGTCGCCATGAACCAACCCAAAGTAAGCGAAGCGCCTGTGGTGCTGATTGTTCTTGCAGACACCAAGGGCTGGGAAAAGGGACACCCCACTGTTGAACGCAACTTCGAGGAAATGCTCAAGGCGGGATCGATAAAACAGGAACGGAGAGATTGGTTTTACGGTGCCTGCGCCAGACTCTACGGTAAAAGCCATGACACGCAGTTTGCCTTTGGCGTGAAGAACACCGCCTTCTTTGCCATGTCGCTCATGTATGCCGCAGCCAACCTCGGACTGGATACCCACCCCATGGACGGCTTTGACCATGACGGAGTAAGGCGGGAGTTCAACATACCTGACCACTACTGGATTCCCCTTCTCATGGCCGTTGGTTACTTCAATGAGGAAGAAACAAAGCCCGCAAGAAAATGGCGCAAATCCCCTGCCGAAATTCTGGTCCGCTTCGACAAGTAG
- the metF gene encoding methylenetetrahydrofolate reductase [NAD(P)H], which produces MKIIDLIRAQSSPFYSLEFFPPKERENWPSFFRTVERLKALNPLFASVTYGAGGSTQDNTLEITAHIKNVIGIEPMAHLTCVGADGSKIRDFLQRLRGEGVNNILALRGDAPRNGDFDWADQEFKYASDLVSFVRTCCPDFGIGVAGYPAAHPESQTFRDDLAFTKVKVDAGSDFIVTQLFFDVREYFSFVEQLRAMGVHTPVLPGILPIQSLSSVKRILTLCGANIPGKLYLALEEANEKGGDQAVKEAGLAFAVEQIRRLIDGGAPGIHLYTLNKAGMCLEIADRVGLK; this is translated from the coding sequence TTGAAGATCATTGACCTTATCAGAGCCCAGAGTTCCCCGTTTTATTCTCTTGAATTTTTTCCTCCGAAAGAACGCGAGAACTGGCCCAGCTTTTTCCGTACCGTGGAGCGCCTCAAGGCCCTGAATCCTCTGTTTGCGTCTGTTACCTATGGTGCAGGCGGTTCCACGCAGGATAATACACTTGAAATCACGGCGCATATCAAGAACGTGATCGGCATAGAGCCGATGGCGCACCTGACCTGTGTTGGCGCTGACGGTAGCAAGATTCGCGATTTTCTTCAGCGTCTTCGTGGCGAAGGCGTGAACAACATCCTCGCGTTGCGTGGTGATGCTCCCCGTAACGGTGATTTTGACTGGGCTGATCAGGAATTCAAGTACGCTTCTGATCTTGTTTCCTTTGTGCGCACCTGCTGCCCGGATTTCGGTATCGGCGTGGCTGGCTATCCCGCCGCGCATCCCGAGTCGCAGACCTTCCGTGACGATCTTGCTTTCACCAAGGTAAAGGTTGATGCCGGAAGCGATTTCATCGTTACCCAGCTCTTCTTTGATGTGCGTGAGTACTTCAGCTTTGTGGAACAGTTGCGCGCCATGGGCGTACATACCCCTGTGCTTCCCGGTATTCTTCCCATCCAGAGCCTGTCTTCGGTTAAGCGTATTCTCACGCTCTGCGGGGCTAACATTCCCGGCAAGCTTTACCTTGCGCTTGAAGAAGCTAACGAGAAGGGCGGAGATCAGGCCGTGAAGGAAGCTGGCCTTGCCTTTGCCGTGGAACAGATTCGTCGCCTCATAGATGGCGGGGCTCCCGGTATTCATTTGTATACGCTGAACAAGGCGGGCATGTGCCTTGAGATAGCAGATCGCGTCGGCCTCAAGTAG
- a CDS encoding phosphodiester glycosidase family protein: protein MKSAHGHTQSPRKRCLQAIRFLLTALLSLAAIHAHAAETWIELEPGLHMASFPVSITDISGDSFTQEDGLTILRIQPAHYEFVLLTSSEKGIQLTPAQWAEQNNLIAVINASMYLPDNRKSTGYLRNGDHINNDYINKRFGSFFVASPIPSPAASYNGTTASAAKLPPATILDKQADDWESMIPQYRIVVQNFRMINASRVPLWPEAGDEFSVAAIAMDNTQAILFIHCRPAVTVRDLTELLLELPLGLQRAMYVEGGPQASLHIRTDKIRNTWSGRHAGDFWSGTRTEWPLPNVLGIRKR from the coding sequence ATGAAATCAGCACACGGCCATACCCAAAGCCCCCGGAAGCGTTGCCTGCAGGCAATCCGCTTCCTCCTTACGGCTTTACTGTCACTGGCTGCCATTCATGCCCATGCTGCTGAGACATGGATCGAACTGGAACCCGGGCTGCACATGGCCTCATTTCCGGTATCCATCACCGACATTTCAGGAGACTCCTTCACACAGGAAGACGGCCTGACTATATTACGCATCCAACCTGCGCACTATGAGTTTGTTCTGCTGACAAGTTCGGAAAAGGGCATCCAGCTGACTCCGGCCCAATGGGCGGAACAGAACAACCTGATTGCCGTAATCAACGCATCCATGTATCTGCCGGACAACCGAAAGAGCACAGGCTACCTGCGCAACGGTGATCACATCAACAACGACTATATCAACAAGCGGTTCGGCTCATTTTTCGTAGCCTCACCGATTCCCTCCCCTGCTGCCAGCTACAACGGTACCACAGCCTCAGCCGCAAAACTGCCTCCGGCGACGATTCTGGACAAACAGGCTGACGACTGGGAATCAATGATTCCCCAATACCGCATTGTCGTGCAGAATTTCCGCATGATCAATGCGTCGCGCGTACCTCTTTGGCCTGAGGCAGGCGACGAGTTCTCCGTCGCCGCCATAGCTATGGACAATACGCAGGCAATACTGTTCATCCACTGCCGCCCTGCAGTGACCGTGCGGGACCTGACGGAACTTCTTCTCGAGTTGCCGCTAGGTCTTCAACGGGCCATGTATGTGGAAGGTGGGCCCCAGGCCAGCCTGCACATAAGGACCGACAAGATCCGCAATACCTGGTCAGGACGCCACGCGGGCGATTTCTGGAGCGGCACCCGGACGGAGTGGCCGCTGCCCAACGTGCTGGGCATTCGCAAACGCTGA
- a CDS encoding FmdB family zinc ribbon protein has translation MPLYDFMCRKCGEIFEEITAPDCTGGEPCPACGSVETDRKLSAHCAIPGSGVNRIPGSLQRGGGAKMEKVPMPKKPIPQRPKAAACPKAGACPSAGGCGSK, from the coding sequence ATGCCGTTATACGATTTTATGTGCCGCAAATGCGGCGAGATTTTTGAAGAAATTACCGCCCCCGATTGCACAGGAGGCGAACCCTGCCCTGCTTGCGGCAGCGTGGAAACCGACCGCAAACTCAGTGCCCACTGCGCCATTCCCGGATCCGGCGTCAACCGTATCCCGGGCAGCCTGCAGCGTGGCGGCGGCGCCAAGATGGAGAAGGTTCCCATGCCCAAGAAACCCATTCCACAGCGCCCCAAAGCGGCTGCCTGCCCCAAGGCCGGTGCTTGCCCCAGCGCCGGGGGATGTGGTTCAAAATAA
- a CDS encoding chemotaxis protein CheA, translated as MSQDFMDPEIFADFIVEAKEHLETIEPNLLELEKEPGNVSLLNEIFRPMHSLKGASGFLGLNKINVLAHKAENIMDELRKGDMSVTAEIMDVILSATDALRQMIDNLETEGGEGDVETEPIIHTLDALLAGESPATAAAEAVPAEPVEVAAEGVLSDDASSLEMGEGTPYSLTAFGEGHLRDFIEEAREMTEVLSSGLLELEKNPQEPGELVNDIFRYFHNLKGNSGIIGFNELNSITHEAETLLNRARKGELAVSQGLIDLLLFVVDIIDSLVAKVDPSSGTVTPLVITDAVTLLQKAVNEGVIEAPVRGRQEAAAPAPAAADVSAADVPDSAEVAGDSGLDEEDVDLFLTTTAQQNAAINLAMSELEKDASQRDYIDVLFRSLTTVQNSSGYMGFEAVKVHAGRTAGLVDNARSSDLDFGLMLPILSQEIDILFDMLGEELDKLGIDKSKMTAAPVAVGAEAVSEEEVPAPQAAPKPEPAPAPKPEPKPEPKPEAKPAQAPAAPKPAPAVPKAAPAAPKTAPKPAAKPAASPAKPAAAKPAAPAAPAAPPAQGDQAKGKSSSTIRVDHEKLDHLMNLIGELIINRNRYTMLARHLESGQDVDVADVAQNLTETTYAMARISDDLQDTIMKVRMVPVSSVFSRFPRLVRDLSRKSGKEVDLFMEGEETELDKSVVEVIGDPLVHLIRNAMDHGVEPEDVRIAAGKPAKGKVWLRAYHRGNSVAIEIEDDGKGIDPEKMREVAIRKGIISPEEAKNLDDREAMELIFAPGFSSAETITDISGRGVGMDVVRTNIKNLKGSVTISSEIGKGTRFTLSLPLTLAIIDALMVNVAGENFAIPLDAVSETTKIEARRLTDVKGRKAVTLRGEVLGIVNMAELLELSEPEEQPEVLSVVVIHDNQRRLGIVVDKLHERQEIVIKPLGEYLGDVKGISGATIMGDGSVVLILDPHEIYMLATSKAM; from the coding sequence ATGAGTCAAGATTTCATGGATCCGGAAATATTTGCGGACTTTATAGTTGAAGCGAAAGAGCATCTCGAGACCATCGAGCCGAACTTGCTTGAGCTCGAAAAGGAGCCGGGCAATGTCTCGCTGCTCAACGAAATTTTCCGTCCCATGCATTCCCTCAAGGGCGCTTCCGGTTTTTTGGGCTTGAACAAAATCAATGTTCTTGCGCACAAGGCCGAGAACATTATGGACGAGCTGCGAAAGGGCGACATGAGCGTCACGGCCGAGATCATGGACGTAATTCTGTCTGCCACTGATGCCCTGCGCCAGATGATCGACAATCTGGAGACGGAAGGGGGCGAAGGTGATGTAGAGACGGAGCCCATTATCCATACGCTTGATGCCCTGCTTGCAGGAGAATCTCCTGCTACAGCTGCAGCCGAAGCAGTTCCGGCAGAACCTGTTGAAGTGGCTGCAGAGGGCGTACTGTCTGATGATGCATCCTCTCTGGAGATGGGAGAAGGCACTCCGTATTCCCTGACCGCCTTTGGTGAAGGGCATCTGCGCGACTTTATTGAAGAAGCTCGCGAGATGACGGAAGTCCTCAGTAGCGGTCTGCTTGAACTTGAGAAGAACCCTCAGGAGCCAGGCGAACTTGTTAACGATATCTTCCGCTATTTCCATAACTTGAAAGGCAACAGCGGCATTATCGGCTTTAACGAGTTGAACAGCATCACGCATGAGGCGGAGACCCTGCTGAATCGTGCTCGCAAGGGCGAACTTGCTGTTTCTCAGGGGTTGATCGATCTTTTGCTTTTCGTCGTTGATATTATAGACAGCCTCGTTGCCAAGGTGGATCCCTCATCCGGTACCGTGACTCCTCTGGTTATTACGGATGCCGTAACCTTGTTGCAGAAGGCTGTGAATGAAGGTGTTATCGAGGCTCCGGTGAGAGGACGGCAGGAAGCTGCCGCACCTGCGCCTGCTGCTGCGGATGTTTCGGCTGCTGACGTGCCTGATTCTGCAGAGGTAGCAGGGGACAGCGGGCTTGATGAGGAGGATGTGGACCTTTTCCTCACAACAACCGCACAGCAGAATGCCGCCATCAATCTGGCCATGAGCGAGCTTGAAAAGGATGCCTCCCAGCGCGATTACATCGATGTTTTGTTCAGAAGCCTGACCACGGTGCAGAATTCCAGCGGTTACATGGGATTTGAAGCCGTAAAGGTGCATGCCGGACGTACGGCAGGGCTGGTGGATAATGCTCGCAGCAGCGATCTTGATTTTGGCCTCATGCTGCCCATCCTGTCGCAGGAAATAGACATCCTGTTCGACATGCTGGGGGAAGAACTTGATAAGCTTGGCATAGACAAGAGCAAGATGACCGCTGCACCTGTGGCAGTTGGTGCTGAAGCAGTCTCCGAGGAAGAAGTACCTGCGCCTCAGGCCGCTCCCAAGCCAGAACCTGCCCCTGCTCCGAAGCCCGAACCCAAACCTGAGCCGAAGCCTGAGGCTAAGCCTGCTCAGGCTCCTGCGGCCCCCAAGCCTGCCCCGGCGGTTCCAAAAGCAGCCCCGGCTGCGCCTAAAACCGCCCCCAAGCCTGCAGCCAAGCCCGCTGCATCGCCAGCCAAGCCAGCAGCAGCCAAACCTGCGGCTCCCGCGGCTCCCGCAGCGCCTCCGGCACAGGGAGATCAGGCCAAGGGTAAGTCTTCGTCCACCATTCGAGTTGACCATGAAAAGCTCGACCATCTGATGAACCTCATCGGTGAGCTTATCATCAACCGTAACCGCTACACCATGCTCGCGCGGCATTTGGAAAGCGGGCAGGATGTAGATGTTGCGGACGTGGCCCAGAACCTCACTGAAACCACCTATGCCATGGCGCGCATTTCCGACGACCTTCAGGATACCATCATGAAGGTGCGAATGGTGCCGGTGTCCTCCGTGTTTTCACGATTCCCCCGACTGGTTCGTGACCTTTCCCGCAAGAGCGGCAAGGAAGTGGACCTGTTCATGGAAGGTGAAGAAACTGAACTGGACAAGAGCGTTGTGGAAGTCATTGGTGACCCGTTGGTGCACCTTATTCGAAACGCCATGGACCACGGCGTTGAGCCGGAAGATGTGCGTATTGCCGCAGGCAAGCCTGCCAAGGGCAAGGTGTGGTTGCGTGCCTACCACCGCGGTAACTCGGTCGCCATTGAAATCGAGGACGATGGTAAGGGCATTGACCCTGAAAAGATGCGCGAAGTAGCCATCCGCAAGGGCATCATTTCACCCGAAGAAGCGAAGAATCTGGATGACCGTGAAGCCATGGAGCTTATCTTCGCCCCCGGCTTCTCTTCTGCCGAAACCATTACCGATATCTCCGGCCGAGGCGTTGGCATGGACGTTGTCCGCACCAACATCAAGAACCTGAAGGGGAGCGTCACCATTAGTTCCGAGATCGGCAAGGGCACGCGTTTCACCCTGTCTCTGCCCCTGACCTTGGCGATCATCGATGCCCTGATGGTTAACGTGGCCGGTGAGAACTTCGCCATTCCTCTGGACGCCGTTTCCGAGACGACCAAGATTGAGGCACGCCGTCTGACAGACGTGAAGGGACGCAAGGCTGTTACCCTGCGCGGCGAAGTGCTCGGCATCGTGAATATGGCGGAACTGCTGGAGCTTTCTGAACCGGAAGAGCAGCCTGAAGTTCTGTCCGTGGTCGTCATTCACGATAACCAGCGTCGCCTCGGTATTGTTGTGGATAAGCTGCATGAGCGGCAGGAAATTGTTATCAAGCCGCTTGGTGAATATCTTGGAGACGTCAAGGGCATTTCCGGTGCCACCATTATGGGTGATGGCTCTGTTGTGCTCATCCTTGATCCGCACGAGATATACATGTTGGCTACTTCCAAAGCCATGTAG
- a CDS encoding response regulator: MSKHILIVDDSKTVRNLVAFIMKKEGFKVTTAEDGLDGLEKLYSADRVDLIISDVNMPRMDGFTFIKTVREQDAYRDLPIVMLSTEGQDKDIQMGMSLGANLYMVKPAQPEKMVKNVKMLLG; encoded by the coding sequence ATGAGCAAGCATATTCTTATTGTTGATGATTCCAAGACGGTTCGTAACTTGGTGGCCTTCATTATGAAAAAGGAAGGATTCAAGGTAACTACGGCTGAAGACGGGCTTGATGGCCTGGAGAAACTGTATTCCGCCGATCGTGTCGACCTGATTATTTCCGACGTGAACATGCCCCGCATGGACGGTTTTACCTTCATCAAGACCGTCCGTGAGCAGGATGCCTACAGGGATCTCCCCATTGTCATGCTTTCCACGGAAGGGCAGGATAAGGATATTCAGATGGGGATGAGTCTTGGTGCAAACCTCTACATGGTTAAGCCCGCTCAGCCCGAGAAGATGGTTAAGAACGTAAAAATGCTTTTGGGCTAA
- a CDS encoding chemotaxis protein CheW codes for MIKTPEEYFQDQEFVTAPAGEKGQFTPAELAFMQKYLGMDQAAALKKLGLEPPQATAATAAVSGGRAGAAESVAAGAVKAKNRTAPAIEREPDLAEQLRNAPELQLVSFYVGSQEFTVPIMTVQEVLRYMPPTRLPAAPSFIAGVVNLRGRVTPLVRLRDLLGIPSSKENQDQFIVVCRRHGLQIGLMIEAVHTMYRATQDMIDWAIESHLGVNVDFISGLMKSGDELIGIISVDHIVDSVLQI; via the coding sequence ATGATCAAGACACCGGAAGAGTATTTCCAGGATCAGGAGTTTGTAACTGCTCCGGCTGGAGAAAAGGGACAGTTTACCCCTGCAGAGCTGGCATTCATGCAGAAGTATCTCGGCATGGATCAGGCTGCAGCTCTCAAGAAGCTGGGGCTGGAACCTCCGCAGGCAACTGCGGCCACGGCAGCTGTTTCCGGCGGACGGGCTGGCGCAGCAGAGTCCGTTGCGGCAGGAGCTGTGAAGGCCAAAAACAGGACTGCTCCTGCCATTGAACGCGAGCCTGACCTTGCGGAGCAACTGCGGAATGCGCCGGAATTGCAGCTGGTAAGTTTTTATGTCGGTTCTCAGGAATTTACCGTGCCGATCATGACCGTTCAGGAGGTGCTGCGCTACATGCCGCCGACCCGTTTGCCGGCCGCACCTTCATTCATTGCCGGGGTGGTGAATCTTCGTGGCAGGGTGACACCTCTTGTCCGTCTGCGGGATCTGCTCGGTATACCATCCTCCAAGGAGAATCAGGACCAGTTCATTGTTGTCTGCCGTCGGCACGGTTTGCAGATCGGATTGATGATCGAAGCGGTGCACACGATGTATAGAGCAACGCAGGATATGATAGACTGGGCCATTGAGTCGCACCTCGGGGTGAATGTTGATTTCATTTCCGGGCTGATGAAATCCGGGGATGAGTTGATCGGAATAATTTCTGTTGATCATATAGTAGATAGTGTTCTTCAGATTTAG
- a CDS encoding ParA family protein, whose translation MNSRILAVANQKGGVGKTTTALSLGAALARMGKRILVMDLDPHACASVHQRYYPDSVEFTAYDLFTSPEESWMEVWQKIRYRQEGQLFDMVPASIRLSELEGDLRDRPGKGGILKLSLGLVSKEYDYVILDCPPHLGLLQINALVACDLLIIPIQTDFLALHGLKLLFDSIRLLNKVLPEPINYRALPTMYDKRAGACRRVLELLGKKMGDKMFKTVIGIDTRFRDASALGKVVYDIDPECRGAKGYELLANEIVMLL comes from the coding sequence ATGAACAGTAGAATTCTGGCAGTGGCCAACCAGAAAGGGGGCGTGGGCAAGACGACCACGGCTCTGTCTCTCGGAGCTGCGTTGGCAAGAATGGGTAAACGGATTCTGGTCATGGATCTGGACCCGCATGCATGCGCTTCGGTGCACCAGCGTTATTATCCGGATTCGGTTGAATTCACGGCGTATGACCTGTTCACGAGTCCGGAAGAAAGCTGGATGGAGGTCTGGCAGAAAATTCGTTACCGGCAGGAAGGGCAGCTGTTTGACATGGTGCCTGCGTCTATCCGGCTTTCGGAGCTGGAGGGAGATCTCAGGGACAGGCCCGGAAAGGGCGGGATTCTCAAACTTTCGCTTGGATTGGTTAGCAAGGAATACGACTACGTCATTCTGGACTGCCCCCCGCATCTCGGATTGCTGCAGATTAATGCGTTGGTGGCCTGCGACTTGCTGATTATTCCCATTCAGACGGATTTTCTGGCGTTGCATGGTCTGAAGTTGCTGTTTGACAGTATACGCCTGCTGAACAAGGTGTTACCCGAGCCAATTAACTATCGCGCTCTGCCCACGATGTATGACAAGCGTGCCGGTGCCTGTCGCAGGGTTCTGGAGTTGCTGGGTAAGAAAATGGGCGACAAAATGTTTAAGACTGTTATTGGCATTGATACGCGCTTTCGTGATGCAAGCGCCCTTGGCAAGGTTGTGTACGATATTGATCCGGAATGTCGCGGGGCTAAAGGATATGAGCTCCTCGCTAACGAGATAGTGATGTTGCTATGA
- a CDS encoding CheR family methyltransferase has product MSSLFSKTITLKKEQKVSDEEFRQLRDFIYDQCGIYIADNRKYLIENRLANRLKELNLKTFGEYYYFLRYDAGKRQELSKLFEVVTTNETSFYRNPPQLKVFEENVLPPLLDDLRKKRQKKLRIWSAGCSTGEEPYTIAMILHDVLKTEISAWDIKITANDLSEAVLMSARRGIYTEYALRTTPKEIVSRYFTQSDLVYKVKPEVKRLVSFGQINLSDRMQLKRVEPSHVVFCRNVIIYFDDNMKKQVIGSFYDNLLPGGSMLIGHSESLHNITRAFKPEHHKGAIVYRKLE; this is encoded by the coding sequence ATGTCTTCACTGTTCTCGAAGACGATCACCCTGAAGAAGGAGCAGAAGGTCTCCGATGAGGAATTCCGACAACTTAGGGATTTCATTTATGATCAATGCGGTATCTACATCGCGGATAACCGCAAGTATCTCATCGAAAACCGTCTTGCCAACCGGCTCAAGGAACTGAATCTCAAAACCTTCGGGGAGTATTATTATTTCCTGCGTTACGATGCGGGCAAGCGTCAGGAATTGTCGAAGCTGTTCGAGGTGGTCACCACCAATGAAACCAGTTTCTACAGGAATCCGCCGCAGCTGAAGGTTTTTGAGGAGAATGTCCTGCCTCCGCTTCTGGATGATCTGCGCAAAAAGCGTCAGAAAAAACTGCGCATCTGGTCTGCCGGTTGTTCCACAGGTGAAGAGCCGTATACCATTGCCATGATTCTGCACGATGTTCTCAAGACAGAGATCAGTGCTTGGGACATCAAGATTACGGCCAACGACCTTTCCGAGGCAGTGCTCATGTCTGCCCGAAGGGGCATCTATACGGAATATGCGCTGCGGACGACTCCCAAGGAAATAGTATCCCGTTACTTTACGCAGAGCGATCTGGTGTACAAGGTGAAGCCTGAAGTAAAGCGTCTTGTCTCCTTCGGTCAGATCAATTTGAGCGACCGTATGCAGCTTAAACGGGTTGAGCCTTCGCATGTCGTATTCTGCCGCAACGTTATCATCTACTTTGATGACAACATGAAGAAGCAGGTTATCGGGTCCTTCTACGACAACCTGCTCCCGGGCGGTTCCATGCTTATCGGCCATTCAGAGTCGCTGCATAACATAACGCGCGCCTTCAAGCCGGAACATCATAAAGGGGCTATTGTCTACAGGAAGCTGGAGTAA